The genome window TGAAAAAGTGAGAGTGCGAAAAAAATATTATTCGGATAATCAGGAAGATGCCTGGGAAATGACGAAAAGGTTATACTGACGAGTCGCCAATTAAACTGCGCAGTCGGATAAACTATCTGACTTGTTAGTAACTGCTCACTCAAACACAATATGATTCAACTCTCAAATGGACATTCTTTTGAGTATGTAGCTGCTAGCGGGGCCTTGGCTTATGATGGACAGGGCTGGCCCTGGGAATGGCCCTTTCGCTGGTTGGGCTTGATTGACCCCTCACTGTTCACGATTGTCACTAAAACACTCACGGCCCAGCCTAAAGCGGGTAATCTGCGTTGGCTTCATCCCTGGACTTGTGTGAAGTCCCTAAGCAAAGGTGTCGTCAACGCCATTGGTCTGACGAATCCGGGTTTGGATTGGTGGTTGTCTCACATCGCACCGCGATTAAAAAAGCTGCCATATTCCTCTTACTCGCTTGTTTGTTCCATTACAGAAGATAATCCTCAAATACTGAGAGAAATGGTTTTGAAACTGGATTCAGTCCCCATCAAAGCCATTGAATTTAATGCGTCCTGCCCCAATACGCATCAGGAAATTCATTCGAACACCCAACTGGTGGTCAAGTTGGCGCGGCTGCTTTGTCAAAATTCGAGACACCCGATTTTTATAAAATTGTCCGCCACTCAAGATTATCTGCAGATTGCCAAGCAGCTTGAGACTCAAGTACAGGCCTTGGCGATTAATTCAGTGCCATGGTCTCTGATTTTTCCCAATCAAGCCAGCCCACTGCAGAAGCTGGGGGGAGGGGGAGTGTCTGGAAAAATCGCACAAAAATTTACCTGGAAAATGGTGGAAGAACTAGCTGGCCACACGACTATTCCCGTGATGGGCCCTGGCGTTTGGGATTATGAAGATTTAGCCACATTGAGAAAGTTGGGAGCCAAGGCCTTCAGTTTTGGTTCTATCTTTATGTGTTATCCCTGGAGGCCTACGAGTTTTATTCAAATGGATCGTTGTGAAAATGGAGGGTAAAAAGGCAGGAGTTTTTTATGCCGATTCACAATCAGGAAGTAGCAGATATTTTTAATGAAGTGGCTGAGCTTTTGGCCATTCAAAAAGCTAATCCCTTTCGGATTCGCGCCTATCAAAAGGCTGCCAATGTCCTGGGGAACCTTCCTTCCAGCGTAGCGGAGATGCTGAAAGCTGGGGCCGATTTGACGGAACTTCCGGGTATTGGTGAAGACCTGGCTGGAAAAATCAAGGAGATTGTTGGAACGGGACATTTGAAAAAGCTGGAAGAACTGAGAAAAATAACGCCTCCCGAAATTACGCAACTGCTCAAAATTCCTTCCCTGGGCCCCAGGCGGGTGCAAAAACTTTATCAGGAGCTTCACATTCAAAATGTGGAAGATCTCAGAAAAGCCATTGAAGAAAAGAGGCTTCAGGCCTTGGCTGGCTTTGGGGAAAAAACTGAAAAAAATATTTTAGAAGAATTAAAGCGGTCGTCCAAAAATGAAAAACGATTTCTCTGGTACAGGGCGGCCCAGATCATCGAGCCTTTGTTAGCCTATCTCCGACAAGATAAAAAAGTCGATCAACTCCTTGTGGCCGGCTCTTTTCGACGTCACAAAGAAACGGTGGGCGACATTGATCTTTTAGCAATGAGCAGGCAGGCACAAGAGATCCTCGATCGCTTTGTGAACTACGAAGAAGTGAGACAAATCCTTTCCCAGGGAGAAACCCGCTCCAGCGTTGTATTACGAGCCGGACTTCAAGCGGATCTGCGGGTGGTGGCGCCTGAAAGTTATGGGGCAGCTTTGCTGTATTTGACCGGGTCAAAAGCCCACAACATTTCACTTAGAAAATTGGCTCAGGCACAGCATCTGAAGATCAATGAATACGGAGTGTTTCAGGGAAATCGTTGTTTGGTCAGCCAAAGCGAGGAAGAAATTTATCAATTTTTCAATCTGAAATTTATTCCTCCAGAACTCCGGGAAGACCGTGGAGAAATTGAAGCGGCGCGCAGCAACAACCTTCCAGAATTAATTCATTTGCAGGATATCCGGGGAGACCTTCATGTTCATACTCAAGCCAGTGATGGTCAGAATACCCTGGAAGAAATGGTGCATGCAGCACAAGAGAAGGGGTATGAGTATGTGGCAATTACGGACCATTCCAAATATGTGGGCATCACTCATGGTTTGGATGTTAAGAGACTGACTCAGCAGATCAAAGCCATTGATAAGCTCAATGCGAAACTTAAGGGGATCACGGTCTTAAAAGGAATTGAGGTGGATATTTTAAAAGAGGGATCTCTGGCTTTACCCCACACAATTTTGAAAGAACTCGATCTGACGGTTTGTTCCATCCATACTCATTTTAATTTGTCCGAAGAAAAACAAACGGAGCGGATTTTACGCGCCATAGACAATCCTTACCTCAAGATTTTGGGCCATCCCACGGGCCGTCTTTTGGAAGAGAGAAGGCCTTATGCGGTGAATCTGGAAAAAGTAATGAAGGCTGCTCAAAAGCGGGGAGCTATTTTGGAACTCAATGCTCAACCTCAACGAATGGATTTGGAGGCCTCCTGTTGTCAACGAGCCAAAGAACTGGGTCTGCGGGTGGTCATTTCGACAGATGCTCACGCCTGCAATAATTTTGATTTTATGTCTTTGGGCATTGCCCAGGCAAGACGTGGCTGGCTTGAGAAGAAGGATGTGATCAATGCTTGCTCGTTGACGGAGTTGAGGAAGATTCTGGGCTGCTAGTCTGACAATAATCATCCCCCTTTTTGATTTTCATCATCGTCTATTTTTTATTTTTAAGTCTAGAACCCAAACCAAGGCGCTGCGAATTTATTTATTGAAAGGGGGGTTTATATGTTTAGCCCGGAACCAAAAGATGCGGATGGGTTAATTTTTTCTGAATTGAGAAAAGATTTTGATTTGGAATTTTCCTCTTTCTTAAAGTCGAAGGAAGAAGAAGTGGGTGAGAAGGTAAGAAGGTTTGCCCAAAGCCTGAGGCAGCAAATGCCGGGGGACGGGGCTTTCATTCAGGACGACGCTGAGTATTTTGGTTTGGCCTCCGCGTCTTGCACTTGTACGAGCAGTTAGAAAATTCATGGACCCCTTGCAATGTACTTTCAAAATCGTGAACAAGCTGCTCATTTACTGGCAATGAAATTGGATAAATACCGCGGAAGGCATCCCTTGATCCTGGCTATTCCTCGGGGGGCTGTTCCCATGGGAAGAATTTTATCCGAAGAGTTACAAGGAGAATTGGATGTCGTCTTGGTAAAAAAAATAGGAGCGCCCCAGAATCCTGAATTTGCTTTGGGAGCAGTGGATGAGCAAGGGCAGGTCTATCTGAATTCCTATGCAAAACAACTTTTGCCAAATGGAGATTTCCTCTTGAAGGAGAAAAATCAACAATTAGAACTTCTGCGTAAGCGAAGGAAGCTCTACACGCCTCAGAGAAATTCTATTGATCCCAAAGACAGGATTGTCATCGTAGTGGACGATGGCATCGCTACAGGCGCGACGATGCTTGCAGCACTTCAACTCATTCGCCAAAGGCATCCTAAAAAACTGATTGTTGCCACTGCGGTAGCACCCGAGGATACCTTTAGTCGTCTTCAGGATTTTGCAGATGAAGTATTCTGCCTATCTGTTCCTGAAGATTTTCAAGCGGTAGGGCGATTTTTTAAAAATTTTGAACAAGTATCGGACGACGAGGTCCTCGCCTGCTTCGCCTAGAACCGCTAACAGCCCGCATAGTGAAGTGATCCCCTTACCAGAGTTGCTGGTGAATTTGTGTTGATCTCTCGTAATTAATGTTTGAGGGGTTTAGAACTGGAAGCATCCTATTCTTATGAAAAAAACTTCAATTTTTATGAGAACCGTGAAGCCCCAAAAAAAATGATCAGTGTTAATTGCCGATGAAAAATAAAGTCCTCTTCCTCTGTGTGGCCAATTCCGCCCGAAGCCAAATGGCTGAAGGGTTGGCACGTCATTTTTTTGCAGATGTCTTATCTGTAGAAAGTGCGGGTTCCAAGCCTTCCAAAGTGAATCCATTCGCCATCCGTGTGCTTCAGGAAATCGGGATTGATATTTCAGATCAGTGTTCAAAGTCCGTCGATGAAATTGATGCAAAGAGTGTGGACATCGTGATTACTCTTTGTGCCGAAGAGGTCTGCCCAATATTTTTAGGCAAAGCTGAACGATTGCACTGGCCACTTCCAGATCCGGCATTGGTGACGGGTTCACAGGAAGAGCAATTGAATGCCTTCCGGAAGACTCGTGATATTCTCAAAAACAATCTTTACAAAATATACCGGCACTCGATATAGTAAGCTATGATTAGTAACTTTGCCAGTAGCTTGGTGGCGGATATTTATGAGGGGGTAAAAAATAAAACTACCCGAAAAATTTCTGCCGGGCTTCACGCAAAGATTCGGCGCTTATTGGATCAATTGAATGCAGCTCCGTCACTTGAGTTTATGCGTGTACTACCGGGGAATCGTTTGGAAAAACTTTCAGGTAATTTGAAGAGTTATTGGAGTGTACGCATTAATGATCAATGGCGTCTCATCTTTCGCTGGCACGGAGAAGATGCCTTTGATGTGAATATAGTGGACTATCACTAAGAGGTATTTATGTTACCCAAAAAAAGACCCCCCACTCATCCGGGGGAAATGTTGCTGAAGGAATTTTTAGAACCCATGGGGGTAAGCCAAACCCAATTTGCTATTCATCTTGGATGGACTTTTGCCAAGCTTAATGAAATCATCCGTGCTAAACGAGGGGTGACCACCGAATCTGCTTTATCCTTTGGAGAGGCTTTGGGGACCGGGCCCGAATTTTGGTTGAATCTTCAGAGAGATTGGGATTTGTGGCATGGTTTACAAAATCATCGTCCGGTTAAACGATTAAAAGTAGCTGCTTAAACGAGGTTTTTCATTCATGACACTCTCCGCACGCGTCTTGGTTCTCAATAAAAACTTTATCCCGATCGAAACCACATCGGTGCGGCGTGCTTTTCTCATGTTGTACCAAGATGTGGCGAAGGTGGTGGATGAAGAATACCGCACCTACGATTTTCATTCCTGGGCCGAGTTGTCGGTGGAGGCGCACCATCGGTCGCTGGGCCTTGTCAATCGGCTGATTCGCCTTCCCCGAGTCATTCTGCTGAATGCGTTTGATCGCTTGCCCCAAAAAACGGTTCGCTTTTCGCGATTGAATATTTTTTTGAGAGATCAACACAGCTGCCAATATTGCGGCAGGCGACTCGCACGCGAACAGCTTAATTTGGACCATGTGATTCCACGCTCCAAAGGGGGGCAAAGCAATTGGGAGAACGTGGTGTGTAGCTGCATTCCTTGCAACTACAAAAAAGGCAGTCGCAGTGTGAGCGCTGCGGGCATGAGTTTGATTCGTAAACCTGTTCGTCCGCGCTGGTCTTTCTTAAGCGAAGTGCCTCGGCATAATTTGCTCGATTGGAAGCCTTTTTTAAATATTGTGGATTATAGTTATTGGAATTTGGAAATTGAATCGTAAAATGACCTGCCGTGAAATTACCGTTGAAAATCTAGACAAACCTCTTCGTGCAGATGTTTATCTTTCCGCCTGCGACTTAAAACTCAGTCGTTCGCAAATTCATAAATTGGCTGACGAAGGGCATATCTCTTTAAACGATATTTCCATCAAGGCTGCTCACAAAGTACAGCAGGGGGATCGGCTAAAAATAGAAATCCCCGAAGCAAAATCTCTGGAAGCCCAGGCGGAAAATATTCCTTTAGAAATTTTGTACGAAGACGAAGATCTGGCCGTCGTCAACAAACCTCAACATCTGGTCGTTCATGCTGCGGCGGGTCATGATTCAGGCACTTTGGTGAATGCCTTGTTGTTTCACCTGAAAAATCTTTCCAGCATCGGCGGAGTTTTACGCCCGGGCATTGTGCATCGTTTAGATAAAGGCACTTCGGGGCTGATGGTCGTGGCGAAGAGCAATGAAGCGCATCAGCACCTGGTGCGTCAATTTCAAGAGAGGACCGTGCAAAAAACCTATCTTGCCCTGTGTTATGGCCACTTCAAACAAAGGGAAGGAAAAATTGAAAGCAAACTGGGAAGAAGCACGCACAATAGAAAAAAAATCTCTTCCAAGACCAAACAGGGCAAGGAAGCCAAAACCCTCTTTAAAGTTTTGGAACAATCTGCAGCAATGAGTTTTGTGGAAGTAAAAATCCTCACCGGAAGAACCCATCAAATCCGCGCGCATTTTTCTGAACAAGGACATCCTTTGGTCGGCGACCCTCTGTATGGAGGAAAACAATGGCTATCTAAATTGGATGAAACCCTACGACAGAAAGTGGGGGCTTTAGATCACCAGCTTCTGCATGCCCATCAATTGAAATTTACCCATCCTCGTCAAGGGAGAACCTTAAGTTTTGAAACGGAAGTTCCGGAGGATTTTAGGCAAGTTTTAATATTTTCGAATTTCCAGAATTATTTTTTAACACCTCATACAAATGAACCAAATCTTCGCTCCCAGCCAACTCTCGGTTGGAGTGCATTGCCAGAGTAGGGACTCCCACATCCACAGTTTTAATTCCCAAATTGGTAGACGTGATCGGGCCGATAGTAGAGCCGCAGTTTATATCCGCACGGACCATAAATTTTTGAGTGGGAACTTTTGCTCTTTCACAGG of Deltaproteobacteria bacterium contains these proteins:
- the polX gene encoding DNA polymerase/3'-5' exonuclease PolX is translated as MPIHNQEVADIFNEVAELLAIQKANPFRIRAYQKAANVLGNLPSSVAEMLKAGADLTELPGIGEDLAGKIKEIVGTGHLKKLEELRKITPPEITQLLKIPSLGPRRVQKLYQELHIQNVEDLRKAIEEKRLQALAGFGEKTEKNILEELKRSSKNEKRFLWYRAAQIIEPLLAYLRQDKKVDQLLVAGSFRRHKETVGDIDLLAMSRQAQEILDRFVNYEEVRQILSQGETRSSVVLRAGLQADLRVVAPESYGAALLYLTGSKAHNISLRKLAQAQHLKINEYGVFQGNRCLVSQSEEEIYQFFNLKFIPPELREDRGEIEAARSNNLPELIHLQDIRGDLHVHTQASDGQNTLEEMVHAAQEKGYEYVAITDHSKYVGITHGLDVKRLTQQIKAIDKLNAKLKGITVLKGIEVDILKEGSLALPHTILKELDLTVCSIHTHFNLSEEKQTERILRAIDNPYLKILGHPTGRLLEERRPYAVNLEKVMKAAQKRGAILELNAQPQRMDLEASCCQRAKELGLRVVISTDAHACNNFDFMSLGIAQARRGWLEKKDVINACSLTELRKILGC
- a CDS encoding phosphoribosyltransferase, giving the protein MYFQNREQAAHLLAMKLDKYRGRHPLILAIPRGAVPMGRILSEELQGELDVVLVKKIGAPQNPEFALGAVDEQGQVYLNSYAKQLLPNGDFLLKEKNQQLELLRKRRKLYTPQRNSIDPKDRIVIVVDDGIATGATMLAALQLIRQRHPKKLIVATAVAPEDTFSRLQDFADEVFCLSVPEDFQAVGRFFKNFEQVSDDEVLACFA
- a CDS encoding arsenate reductase ArsC codes for the protein MKNKVLFLCVANSARSQMAEGLARHFFADVLSVESAGSKPSKVNPFAIRVLQEIGIDISDQCSKSVDEIDAKSVDIVITLCAEEVCPIFLGKAERLHWPLPDPALVTGSQEEQLNAFRKTRDILKNNLYKIYRHSI
- a CDS encoding type II toxin-antitoxin system RelE/ParE family toxin, translated to MISNFASSLVADIYEGVKNKTTRKISAGLHAKIRRLLDQLNAAPSLEFMRVLPGNRLEKLSGNLKSYWSVRINDQWRLIFRWHGEDAFDVNIVDYH
- a CDS encoding HigA family addiction module antidote protein codes for the protein MLPKKRPPTHPGEMLLKEFLEPMGVSQTQFAIHLGWTFAKLNEIIRAKRGVTTESALSFGEALGTGPEFWLNLQRDWDLWHGLQNHRPVKRLKVAA
- a CDS encoding HNH endonuclease, whose translation is MTLSARVLVLNKNFIPIETTSVRRAFLMLYQDVAKVVDEEYRTYDFHSWAELSVEAHHRSLGLVNRLIRLPRVILLNAFDRLPQKTVRFSRLNIFLRDQHSCQYCGRRLAREQLNLDHVIPRSKGGQSNWENVVCSCIPCNYKKGSRSVSAAGMSLIRKPVRPRWSFLSEVPRHNLLDWKPFLNIVDYSYWNLEIES
- a CDS encoding RluA family pseudouridine synthase; the protein is MTCREITVENLDKPLRADVYLSACDLKLSRSQIHKLADEGHISLNDISIKAAHKVQQGDRLKIEIPEAKSLEAQAENIPLEILYEDEDLAVVNKPQHLVVHAAAGHDSGTLVNALLFHLKNLSSIGGVLRPGIVHRLDKGTSGLMVVAKSNEAHQHLVRQFQERTVQKTYLALCYGHFKQREGKIESKLGRSTHNRKKISSKTKQGKEAKTLFKVLEQSAAMSFVEVKILTGRTHQIRAHFSEQGHPLVGDPLYGGKQWLSKLDETLRQKVGALDHQLLHAHQLKFTHPRQGRTLSFETEVPEDFRQVLIFSNFQNYFLTPHTNEPNLRSQPTLGWSALPE